ACCACTGTCCTGCATGTTCCGGATAATAAGCATAACCTAAAGTTCCAGGCTGGCTATTTTCGTCCAGAATTGAATTAACAACCCATATATTCAAATTTTTATTTACATCAGTAGCATCTATTCCACCGGTACTTGCTTTCTTCATCTGCTCAAGATCAGATCTCCAGCCTGTTTTTGAATTCTGTTTACGGTTAGTAGCCACTAATTTGAAACGGATTTTTACATCACCTGCTGCTGAAGGTTGAAATGCTGAAGGAATCTTGGTAACGTCAGTGTTGGTAGCACCATAATCAGCATTCAAAACAGCAATTTGTTCAGCGATTCTTGCATCGGAAACATTTTGGGTTGAAGTATTGTAGATCACGTTAAAAACAACCGGGATTTCAACGGTTCCATCTGCAAGTACTTTTCCAAATTTAATATTTTCTGCAAATTTTTCAGTACCGAATTCAATATCGGCTATTTTTTGTTTAAGTGCAGGGTTTTTCAGAAGCATTGCTTGTCTTATTTCTTCAGACGGACATTTTCTCTGGGTAGCGGTTGAAGCAGTAGGAGAAGCTTCTGAATTCATTGAGGATTCATTTTGATTGGTAATGCTGTCATTATTACAGGCTGACATAAAGCTCAGAATCAGAGCTCCTAAAAAGAGTTTTTTCATATCGTTATAATATAATGTGGTTGAGGGTATGAAATTATATCATTTAAAATTAATATGCAAGTTTTTTATCCAAAAGCTTGATAAATGTTTATTTTATCTACGTTTTAATTGAATATATTTCAATATAATTACATTTGTTTTGTGTTTTAATTAATTATTGATTATTGTTTTATATTTCCCTTTTAAGTGTGTTTTTAAGTGAAAATAAATTATATTTCTTGATTATTTGTAGAATATTTTTCGCAATGAATCAATCAATGAAATAGCTTTAAATGAGAGTTGTAATTATTGATTTTTTTATCTTATTCTTCTTAGTGTATGGTTTTGATGTGGGGGAAATAAAAAAAACTATCTCAATTTGAGATAGTTTTTAAAAATTTTTAAAAAATGGATTTTTAATTAACTCTTAATCCAGCTCTTAGTCCATTAGCTGCTACTACAGATTGCATTTTTGTTTTTTGCCCTGCAGTAAACATATATAATGATTTGTCATTAGAGTAGTCCATGTAATTCATAAACATTACAGATCTCTTCACACCATAACATGTATTGTAAAGTGGATAAGTTGGGTTGCCAGTATTAGCAGTTGTTTGGGTAGGAGTATCTGCAATCAAATCATCTCCACAAGTTTTATCTCCCCAAATGTGTCTAAGTCCCATATAATGTCCTACTTCGTGAGTAGCTGTTCTTCCTAAGTTAAAATTAGCGGATGTTCCGGTTTTACCAAAAAATGGAGCTGCTATTACGACACCATCTTTCCATGTACCAGAATCTTCAGGCCATGATGAGAAACCAAGGACATCTCCTTTAGTGTCTGGCATACGCCCCACTACCCAAATATTGAAGTTGTTTGTGGTGTTCGTAGCATCAATTCCTCCTGTAGATGCTCTCTTCATCGTACTGTTGTTAACATCTGTTGGTCCCCATGATGATTTTGTAGTCGATTTTCTAACCGTATTCACTAGTTTGAATCTTACCTTTACATCACCTGCTTTTACTCCTTGAAACTCTGTAGGTATTTTTGAAACATCAGTGTTTGTTCCACCATAATCAGCATTTAATACGGCAATCTGTTCTGCAATTCTTGTATCTGATACATTCTCAGCAGTTGTACTGTATAGTACATTCACTACTACAGGGATCTCAACAGTTCCGTCGGCTAGAACTTTTCCCATAGCCATATTTTTGGCAAAATTTGTCGCATTAGCTTCAAAATCAGCAACTTTTTGTCTTAATGCCGGATCGTTTTTTAAGGCTTCATTTCTCATTTCTTCTGAAGGACAATTTCTTTGTGTAGCACTGAGAGGAGAAGAAGCTTCTGAATTCATTGGTGTTTCATTTTGGTTGTTTACGCTGTCATTATTACAGGCAGACATTAATCCCAGAGCAAGAGCTCCAAATAATAGTTTTTTCATATCGCTTTTAAATTTTGAGAATGTGAAATTATATTATTTGAAATTGATGTGCAAATTATTTTGCATTTTATTTAAATTATTCTCAATCAATAGAGGTTTTAATTGAGTATTATTTATTTAAAATAGCGTTGTATTGAATTTTAGTTAAAATTGAATATATTTGATATATTTCACAATTATGTGGGTTGGGTGAAATAAAAAAATTCTATAACGAATTATTTTTATAGAATTTTTTTAATATTATTATTAGCTGGCAAAGCCATTTTTAATGGCAAAAACGGCTAGTCCAACACGGGTTTTTAAATCCAGTTTTTCACATAATTGGTCTCGATAGCTCTCAACTGTTCTGGGACTGCAGCACATTCTATCTGCTATCTCTTTATAACTTAGCTCAGTGACTGTATATTTCAGGAATTCTTTTTCCCGTTCGGATATTTTTATAGAGATTTCGGATTCATTAGCTTTGTTGAGATTGGAAAAGATAATCTTTGAAGCCCATTCGGGGTAAAAGAATCCGTCCGTATTTAGCCTTATTAAAGCTGTTTCCAGATCTTTTGGGTGGGTATTTTTTAAAAGATATCCCTTTGCTCCGTTTTTGATCATTTTAATCACACTATTATCATCGCCCTGCATACTCAATGCCATTATTTTGATATCCGGGTGATTCTTGGTAACCCAGGCGGCTGTTTCAAAACCATCCATCACGGGCATGCTGACATCCATAAGAATGATATCCGGAATCTTATTTCCCTCTTCAAATTTTTGAATCAGATCTTTGCCGCTATCACAGACATAGATAACCTCAAATTCACTGAAGTTACCAATAATCCCTTCCAGGGCTTTAGCTATAAGTATATGATCATCAACAATTACAATTGTTTTTTTCATGGTTGCTTTTTTAAAATAATATTAAGTTGGGTGCCTACATTTTTTTTACTCTCAAGAAGGAAGTCGGCACCGATAATTTCAGCCCTGTTTTTCATATTGGTAAGACCGATACCGTTGGATTTTGTACGAGCAGTATCAAACCCAATCCCGTCATCACGAATAGTGAGTTCCCAAAGAATACTTTCAGAAGTATCTAAACTGATCAAGATATTTTTGCAATGAGAATGTTTTATACTGTTTTGAATAAATTCCTGAGTGATCCTGAGCAGAAGATTTTTATGTACAAAACCCAAATCCAGCTGATCAAAATTATGTTCGAAGCTGATAAGGCATTTCTTCAATGAATTGGTATTGTCAACTTCTTCCTGAATTAAAGTAATGATTTCTTTTTGACTGATATTATCATCCGTCAGCGTTTTTGAAAGGCTTCGCAAATCCTGTAAAGATTGATTGATGATTTGTGAAACCTGGTCAATTCTTTCGTTGGCCTCCGGAACTTTGTTCTCATAAAGCATTTGTTGAACATATAGACTCACAAGGGTTAGTTTTTGTCCGATATTGTCATGCAGTTCCCGCCCAATTTGCTGCATGGTAGCCTGTTGGATCTCCAGTTGAGTAGACAGTAGTTCCCTCTGGTGAATTTCATTTTTCATTTCGATCTCATTAAGATATTCTTTTTTACGCTGCCTGTAGTTTCTGATATAGATAGCTACTGCAACGGCAAACATTACAAAGAATGTATTGAAAAGAATGATTGTGACTATTAATTCTGCTTTCCCCATATAAATGAACTTGCGAATAAAATATACATTACAGCTCCGGACACCTGAAAATAAGCAAAATAAAGATCCCATATATCTCTATATTCCCAAAGAAGAGACATGAAGGTGAAAAATGGGAGCGTTCCTATATAAAAAAGAGTAATCCCCAGGTTGATATAAAACATCCTGTTCGTACTGAATTTTAGAATCTCCGTTGAGTTGACCTGCTTATAATATTCCATGACTACCAAAACCATTAAAAATAAGCAGCCTAAAGTATAATTTAAAGAATAAACAACCTTTTTTTCCATGAAAAGCGAAAGTTGTGGAATAAACGCAGCAAAATACAGTGCAGAAAATATATAGAACAACTTTGGTTTTTTCAGAGACTTTATAGCATACAGCCAATAAAAGTATATAAAT
The Chryseobacterium tructae genome window above contains:
- a CDS encoding zinc metalloprotease, whose amino-acid sequence is MKKLFLGALILSFMSACNNDSITNQNESSMNSEASPTASTATQRKCPSEEIRQAMLLKNPALKQKIADIEFGTEKFAENIKFGKVLADGTVEIPVVFNVIYNTSTQNVSDARIAEQIAVLNADYGATNTDVTKIPSAFQPSAAGDVKIRFKLVATNRKQNSKTGWRSDLEQMKKASTGGIDATDVNKNLNIWVVNSILDENSQPGTLGYAYYPEHAGQWYDGLVIGYQYIGKTGASAPFNLGRTVTHEVGHYLNLPHLWGSSDAGCQTDYSNDTPTSPGPNYGNPTYPLNRVCGGVSRSQMFMNYMDYVDDKSMYMFSANQKTRMQAVVSASGPRAGLR
- a CDS encoding zinc metalloprotease → MKKLLFGALALGLMSACNNDSVNNQNETPMNSEASSPLSATQRNCPSEEMRNEALKNDPALRQKVADFEANATNFAKNMAMGKVLADGTVEIPVVVNVLYSTTAENVSDTRIAEQIAVLNADYGGTNTDVSKIPTEFQGVKAGDVKVRFKLVNTVRKSTTKSSWGPTDVNNSTMKRASTGGIDATNTTNNFNIWVVGRMPDTKGDVLGFSSWPEDSGTWKDGVVIAAPFFGKTGTSANFNLGRTATHEVGHYMGLRHIWGDKTCGDDLIADTPTQTTANTGNPTYPLYNTCYGVKRSVMFMNYMDYSNDKSLYMFTAGQKTKMQSVVAANGLRAGLRVN
- a CDS encoding response regulator transcription factor; this encodes MKKTIVIVDDHILIAKALEGIIGNFSEFEVIYVCDSGKDLIQKFEEGNKIPDIILMDVSMPVMDGFETAAWVTKNHPDIKIMALSMQGDDNSVIKMIKNGAKGYLLKNTHPKDLETALIRLNTDGFFYPEWASKIIFSNLNKANESEISIKISEREKEFLKYTVTELSYKEIADRMCCSPRTVESYRDQLCEKLDLKTRVGLAVFAIKNGFAS
- a CDS encoding sensor histidine kinase, which translates into the protein MGKAELIVTIILFNTFFVMFAVAVAIYIRNYRQRKKEYLNEIEMKNEIHQRELLSTQLEIQQATMQQIGRELHDNIGQKLTLVSLYVQQMLYENKVPEANERIDQVSQIINQSLQDLRSLSKTLTDDNISQKEIITLIQEEVDNTNSLKKCLISFEHNFDQLDLGFVHKNLLLRITQEFIQNSIKHSHCKNILISLDTSESILWELTIRDDGIGFDTARTKSNGIGLTNMKNRAEIIGADFLLESKKNVGTQLNIILKKQP